The genomic interval CCAAAATTTGTGAGCCTTTTTATCTGCTTTGCCTGCCTTACCTTAAGGGTAGAAGCCACGTAACTCTCCAAATATTGTTAGAGTGAAATTCCCACCATTGTTTACCGCTGGCTATGCTggatagggctgctgggatttgcagtcctacagcatctggaaggctacatgattCCTACTCTTGTCTTATTTGTAGTTCCCTTCCCTTATCTTTGCGCTGTCTACTCAAGAGCGTTATTTGGAGTGGGGATTAACACCTCATCAGTACAGATTCAACCTGAGGGCCTTATGTGAAGATATGTCATAATCTTTGTTCTGCTGATGTCCCTTAATCTGCCTGTGTTTTGGCACCTTAGGTCCCAGTGGAACAGTTTAAACCATCAGACGTTGAAATCCAGGCCTGCTTCCGTCACGAGAATATTGCTGAACTTTATGGAGCCATCTTGTGGGATGAGACGATCCATCTCTTCATggaagcaggagaaggaggcTCTGTCCTGGAGAAAGTGGAAAGCTGTGGACCTATGAGAGAATTTGAGATCATCTGGGTGACAAAGCATATCCTCAAAGGGCTGGAGTTTCTTCACTCAAAAAGGGTTATACATCAGGATATAAAACGTAAGGCTTTTGAAGTGCTGTTTCATTCTTTATTTCAGTAACATGCTTAGTGTTAAAAGTCTTCCATGTATCCTTCAgatatgttggattacaactgccaTCTTCCCCAGATAGCATGGAATTATGGTCCagcatatctggagggcaccatgtTAGAGAAGGCTTTTACATCTTGTCTTTATATTATATGTTAGCTGCTAATAAAAAccatcacattttttttcagtACAGAGTTTTTATGGACTACAGCCCACTTCATCCAATGCATGGATTTGCCTGAGTTGGAGATTATCTGGGCtctagtccacaaaagcttgtgccaaataaaacttgttagcctttaaggtgctgcaagaagttttgtttatttaaataactCAGATGTAATGAGTGAGTGAGGTTTGGAGGAATCTCtagacttccagatgttgctggactgcaattcccatgctggctggggtattctggaatttgtagtccaaaaagtcactttttaaagttCTTCCCCCAGAACTTGGCAGGCACCTGCCCACCAACTCACATGATTGCTAAGCAAAAAAGGGGAAATTCCCAAAGAGGAGGTTTTATTTACCTGGGTGGAATGTCCGTGGCTGCcttccataccccccccccccctttgccacAGTGTGTTTGCTGTGTTAAGGTGAAATGTTGAGGCTTTCTTCTCCACAGTCTAAAGCTGTCTTTCATAACCCTTTGTTTATAGCAAGCAACATTGTTTTCATGTCAACTAAAGCAGTTCTGGTAGACTTCGGCCTGAGTGTTCAAATGACAGAAGATATATACTATCCCAAGGAACTCAGAGGAACAGAGGTAAGAGAGCCTGGATGTGCAAAGACAACCCAGTTGCTCTTTCATTTGTGCCATTATCATTATATATCAGAGGTGGGCAAGACTTGGGCATTCCGGGAGGCTCATGAGTATGcaactattttttttccagtccttAGACATCTAGTGCACCCTTCCCTTTGGGGGATCCTGCTGCCGCCACAAAGATACCCTTTccctggcgcaaaaaggagcggttctctgctgctcctttttgcgccaggaAAAGACCAGGTTGagggcatggcatgcagttgccacaatCCCAACCCGGCGAGCAAAGGGACAGGCAAAAGCTGCTCCTTCAGGGCGGTCTGTTTTGCCTCTTTGTCTTTCCTTATCCTTTGGGTGCTCCTCCATCACATGGTTTGATGTAGGTCACCAAGtctgacttgaaagcaaactgTGGTTTAGGGGGTGGGGCCCTGGTGCTGTGGGATGCCAGCttctatcatccccagccagcatggccagtagtcgTGTGTGATGGGATCAGCTAATCCTACTCTGTAGGATATGTAGCCATTCCTCAAGTGCAAGCTGTAATAAATGAACCTACAACCTAGGCACCTCTTGATAAGTCATTTCAGTCTGCAGTGGGATAGCCAACCTGGCACCATCCAGGTCGtcctgcagctcccataatccttgaCAGTGCTGCTTGTTGCTTAAAAGAGTTAGTGTCTAAAATGTCTAGATAAGCACCAGACTGTTTATCCCTACCAAACTGAATGCACCTAACATACATAATTTTCTCTTCACCAGATGTAAGTAGCCTGTATGAACATGACTAGTTAGCCTGTATGATTTCTGATTTTGCATCACCCCATCAAGACATAAGAGAGCTTATATTTACCAGCTCTTTTCTGCCCCGCCTCTGGCCTATGTCTGTCTCATTGAGACTTTGCAAAGCTGGAAGTTCTGAGAATAGCTCCCTCAGGAATCACTTGCTCATAGAATAGTCAAGGTCAAATTTTCTTCTCGATCCTTTTGGCAGATTTACATGAGCCCAGAAGTAATACTCTGCCGTGGACACACTACGGAAGCTGATATCTACAGCCTGGGAACAACCATCATCCACATGCAGACTGGCATCCCGCCATGGGTGAATCGATATCCTCGTGCAGCATACCCCTCCTACCTTTATATAGTAAGCATGAACTTGGGTTGGTTGGCCAATGGTGCTGCAGAGGCTGAACTGCCAAGGAACAGCCTTTAGAGCagtttgtttattaattaattaattaaaattctcTTCTCAAAGGTGCATCAATACCTTTCTTCCTCCGCATAGCAGGAAATTGGCTCCTGTACctctgctctaaccactacactacattgtgACTCATACAGTTTTGCCCATTTAGGCATTTGGGTCTCCTGGGGGCATCTAGTTGaacccattttgaaaaagaatgCTGAATTAACAGAGGAAACTATTATGCCAGGTCATGCCATTGGTTCATGTAAGCAAGTATTatctactctgactggcagcagctgccCAGGCTCTCAGACCAAGTTCTTTCCTATCATCAGTTGCTGATTCCAAGACTTGAATTTTCCAAGGTCTAAGAGATAGTAGGCAAACCCATGATTGTTTGGATTTGTCAGACCTTTCTTGATTTTTTGAAGACCACATGTGAGTGACAACAGGGATAGTTTGCTGTAGATATAGAACCAGGTctcacaattattattttttaattaaaagaaactgTAGAGGGACTCCATGTGGAGGATTTGTTCCAGTGTGGGGTGCCAGGATCATTCATTTGTGATTCCCCAACTGCATTCTGAATTGGTATAGACCAAGCACAGATTTAGCCATGTGGTGAGAGCAAAGTGCTGCACCTGCAGGTCTAAGAAGGAAGTTAGAATGTTGCTGAACTCCCACTATGCCTTTTTCATTCCCATTTTGGTAAACCATTGCAGAGTTGTGGAAGTATGAATAAGAGGAACAATTATGCTTCTTTATCTTTGATCTGAGTGGGAGGGAAATGGAGAATGCAAGCCACAAAGTTCACAGACATGCTGGAAGAGGAACTCTGATGTAATGAGCTCAAATATCTATGCTCTCTCAGGATCTTAGGATTTGAAAATCAGAGCTAGAAGCATAATCTGTACTTCTACAGTTTTGAGAACAGCAAGACGATGAGCTAAAGCACAAATAGAGGATTTTCTTCCAGAACAAAGCAAAGTCCTGTGCAGACTTTTTCTTCCTCAAACCAGACTGAAAATCTATATTGTGAAACTCAACTGTAACACAGTTTTGGGTGTGTGTAGAGGCTGTACCACATTGTCAATACTCAAAACAAAATCCTTGCAGAAATAAACTCACATTTATTTCTTGCTCACTCACATCCCCATTGTTCCCTTTTCACCTCCAAAACTAGGTCACCCTCTTACAGTTACGTGTTTGTttctccaaaattatggatttagtTTTGCAGACCTTTGGGTGAACTTGATGTTGGTTTTTCTGGTTTGCTGTTTTAGTGGGAAACTGGCTAAGTTTCTAGTTTTCCCGTGTGTCTACAGTGCAGCAACAGGGTGGCAACCCTCCAAACAATGAGTCAGGTAGAGGAAATTCCTTGGGCGGTAAcattgtaatacacacacacacacacacggggcaGCTCTCAAAACTGTTCTCCCTTTTGCTGATGTTATGTtaaaagctgcttctcttttgaTCCTTTTGGTAGATCCATAAGCAAGCTCCACCGCTAGAGGACATCTCAGAAGACTGCAGCCCTAGCATGAGACGGTTTCTGGAAGCTGCCCTTGAAAGAAACCCAAACCAGAGACCCTCTGCTACAGAACTCCTCAAACATGAGGCCTTGCACCCACCGAGAGAAGAGCAGCCACGGTGTCAGAGCCTGGATTCAGCTCTCTTTGAAAGGAAGCGTTTGCTGGCAAGGCAGGAGCTTGAGCTGCCTGAGAACATTGATGGTACTACATTTACTCTCCTACCTCTGACTCAAGTGTGGGGAACTTGTGGCTTGTCTGATGCTATgggtttcagctcccagaagccccagcctgtATAATAGGTAGTaaggaatgatggagcaggagtCTAATAACATCTGGGTAGACCAAAGCTTGTTCCACCCTTCTGTAATCAATAAAGATGAAGCTACAGAGCCTTCCTGCAAAAGAATGCCAGGCAGAATTTTATCAGGGTTGAGGTCACATTTGAAGCTCTTAGCAGAAATCCCATTGACCTCCCTAGAGAATCAGACTTTAGCTTACATTCTGTAATTCCTGTGAAATCAATTCCATGGTAAATTCACATCATCATTATCCAGGAAGTGTTGGAACTTCCAGAGTTGTGAAGTAATTTTTCTCCAATGCCTGACATATCATATCTCTGTCCCCAGCCTAAAATACACTTTGCAGGAAGACAACAGGAAcccaaagttaaaacaaaactgGTTTTTGAATGCATTGTTTGGAATGAATTACTTAATTTCAGCTCACACTCACATAAGATCAAGCTATAGACTAAATTGCATTCAAGCTTCACACACACAGTGGTTGGAAAATTTGCTAACATTTTTTGACTGTCCAGGGATTTCATCTTTAAATCAAGTTACTACAGTCTGGTAAAATCTTGTGTAGTGTGCAATCCACTGCATGTTGGTGTGGAAGTAAGTATGCTGGGAAATAACTTTCAAATAAATACTGTGGACTTTCTTCCCAGTAATTTAGGATTGCAGCCAACATTATTTGTAGGTTAGTAGTCACTAGTGGACTATAGCTAG from Sceloporus undulatus isolate JIND9_A2432 ecotype Alabama chromosome 6, SceUnd_v1.1, whole genome shotgun sequence carries:
- the MAP3K8 gene encoding mitogen-activated protein kinase kinase kinase 8 isoform X3 translates to MEYMSTDSDNKEEIDLLLTDLNMSEVINIMENLYPNGDLSVYDDSILTLCPEKNRNEERAESLLFSRREVSLLSSVKYGTVEDLLAFANQVSNTAKQICHHRRQESGIILNMINPKNGRYQIDSDVLLFPWKLTYRNIGTDFIPRGAFGKVYLAQDTETKKRMACKLVPVEQFKPSDVEIQACFRHENIAELYGAILWDETIHLFMEAGEGGSVLEKVESCGPMREFEIIWVTKHILKGLEFLHSKRVIHQDIKPSNIVFMSTKAVLVDFGLSVQMTEDIYYPKELRGTEIYMSPEVILCRGHTTEADIYSLGTTIIHMQTGIPPWVNRYPRAAYPSYLYIIHKQAPPLEDISEDCSPSMRRFLEAALERNPNQRPSATELLKHEALHPPREEQPRCQSLDSALFERKRLLARQELELPENIDDSSSLGITEESELLKRQRSLYIDLGALAGYFNIV
- the MAP3K8 gene encoding mitogen-activated protein kinase kinase kinase 8 isoform X2, which produces MEWRYYCRVRGSREAVMEYMSTDSDNKEEIDLLLTDLNMSEVINIMENLYPNGDLSVYDDSILTLCPEKNRNEERAESLLFSRREVSLLSSVKYGTVEDLLAFANQVSNTAKQICHHRRQESGIILNMINPKNGRYQIDSDVLLFPWKLTYRNIGTDFIPRGAFGKVYLAQDTETKKRMACKLVPVEQFKPSDVEIQACFRHENIAELYGAILWDETIHLFMEAGEGGSVLEKVESCGPMREFEIIWVTKHILKGLEFLHSKRVIHQDIKPSNIVFMSTKAVLVDFGLSVQMTEDIYYPKELRGTEIYMSPEVILCRGHTTEADIYSLGTTIIHMQTGIPPWVNRYPRAAYPSYLYIIHKQAPPLEDISEDCSPSMRRFLEAALERNPNQRPSATELLKHEALHPPREEQPRCQSLDSALFERKRLLARQELELPENIDDSSSLGITEESELLKRQRSLYIDLGALAGYFNIV
- the MAP3K8 gene encoding mitogen-activated protein kinase kinase kinase 8 isoform X1 yields the protein MSVLDSCRVRGSREAVMEYMSTDSDNKEEIDLLLTDLNMSEVINIMENLYPNGDLSVYDDSILTLCPEKNRNEERAESLLFSRREVSLLSSVKYGTVEDLLAFANQVSNTAKQICHHRRQESGIILNMINPKNGRYQIDSDVLLFPWKLTYRNIGTDFIPRGAFGKVYLAQDTETKKRMACKLVPVEQFKPSDVEIQACFRHENIAELYGAILWDETIHLFMEAGEGGSVLEKVESCGPMREFEIIWVTKHILKGLEFLHSKRVIHQDIKPSNIVFMSTKAVLVDFGLSVQMTEDIYYPKELRGTEIYMSPEVILCRGHTTEADIYSLGTTIIHMQTGIPPWVNRYPRAAYPSYLYIIHKQAPPLEDISEDCSPSMRRFLEAALERNPNQRPSATELLKHEALHPPREEQPRCQSLDSALFERKRLLARQELELPENIDDSSSLGITEESELLKRQRSLYIDLGALAGYFNIV